In Paenibacillus sp. BIC5C1, a genomic segment contains:
- a CDS encoding leucine-rich repeat domain-containing protein has protein sequence MRINLDGLGLTETPEHVWDTENLLELSLYNNRINTIPDRLFQHTDIEVLNYAGNEIEILPSLIGRLARLRMLDLGHNRLEQLPKEIGQLSSLDTFLYLSNNRFTNLPAELCNLKSLRYLNVTDNQLREFPAELGNLKSLIELRLYYNKLESLPESLTELSQLRELHVYGNLLTYLPQGLGHLTELRILDCNNNRINELPHSIQGMKKLRKLSLRTNRITQLPSEIGALANLIELDLRDNDISEIPESILELEHLEKLDLRWNSNLRPTSCLTTLEQRGCVVYT, from the coding sequence ATGAGAATTAATCTGGATGGGCTGGGTTTAACCGAGACACCGGAACATGTATGGGATACTGAAAATCTGCTTGAACTAAGCCTCTATAACAACCGGATCAACACAATTCCCGATCGGCTGTTCCAACATACTGATATTGAAGTTTTGAATTATGCAGGAAATGAAATTGAGATTTTGCCAAGCCTTATCGGTCGCCTTGCTCGCTTGAGAATGCTGGATCTTGGACATAATCGTCTCGAACAGTTGCCCAAAGAAATTGGACAATTAAGCTCGCTGGATACGTTCCTCTACCTGAGCAACAATCGATTTACAAATCTTCCTGCAGAGTTGTGTAACCTCAAGTCACTTCGATATCTGAATGTTACAGACAATCAGCTTCGGGAGTTCCCAGCAGAATTAGGCAATCTGAAGAGCCTCATTGAGCTACGTTTATATTATAACAAACTGGAATCACTTCCCGAATCGCTTACCGAACTAAGCCAATTGAGAGAACTTCACGTATACGGTAATCTGCTCACTTACCTGCCTCAGGGACTAGGCCACCTTACTGAACTTCGCATATTGGATTGTAACAACAATCGGATTAATGAACTGCCTCACTCTATTCAGGGCATGAAAAAATTGAGAAAGCTAAGCCTTAGAACAAACAGAATAACCCAGTTACCTTCAGAAATCGGTGCACTCGCCAACCTGATTGAGCTAGATTTGAGAGATAACGACATTTCGGAAATTCCTGAATCCATCCTGGAGCTGGAGCATCTGGAGAAGCTTGATCTCAGGTGGAATAGCAATCTGAGGCCCACTTCCTGCTTAACTACCCTCGAGCAAAGAGGCTGTGTGGTTTATACATGA
- a CDS encoding DUF2625 family protein — protein sequence MHKLSANELVDREYHAWEELKELLDHGQNKYTYIPAQREVGEDALYRLQVSTKSYLGAVAYETEGIVLDDGWITLLGSGSDRIFGSLTRWNGVGDMPCVPALEGMMIVAYDAAGGFFGMDMGKYGRTGHVYYFAPDTLEWESTELAYSGFINWLANGDLEQYYQTFRWKGWQNDMGQLQTGQVFAYYPPLWTEEGGGESSTKAPVAVEEAWKAALAGK from the coding sequence ATGCATAAACTATCTGCAAATGAATTAGTGGATCGGGAATATCATGCTTGGGAGGAACTCAAGGAACTGTTGGACCATGGACAAAATAAATACACCTATATACCTGCACAGCGGGAGGTCGGAGAAGATGCGCTCTATCGCCTCCAAGTAAGCACCAAATCCTATTTGGGAGCCGTTGCCTATGAGACAGAGGGAATCGTGTTGGATGATGGCTGGATTACATTACTTGGATCGGGTAGTGACCGTATTTTCGGGAGTCTGACCCGTTGGAATGGTGTGGGTGACATGCCGTGTGTACCCGCATTGGAAGGCATGATGATCGTCGCCTACGATGCCGCGGGTGGATTTTTCGGAATGGATATGGGTAAGTATGGCCGTACGGGACATGTATACTATTTTGCCCCTGACACGCTGGAATGGGAATCGACAGAACTGGCTTATTCAGGCTTCATCAACTGGTTGGCCAATGGTGATCTGGAGCAGTACTATCAGACCTTTCGCTGGAAGGGTTGGCAAAACGACATGGGGCAGCTTCAGACAGGGCAAGTATTTGCATATTATCCACCGCTTTGGACAGAGGAGGGCGGCGGCGAGAGCAGCACAAAAGCTCCTGTAGCGGTGGAGGAGGCCTGGAAGGCAGCATTGGCTGGGAAATGA
- a CDS encoding SgrR family transcriptional regulator: MDAEEHYLILRTQFEGVPEQEMIEVTMEQVTELLDCSRRNAQLVLNKLTESGYLTWIPGRGRGKVSRMSFHISISDLLAAKAKQLVENEQLNEAWRLIDSSGTQRMKDDFTDWLERQLGILRTDEEEREVLRFPFYRPVPHLDPAWVQRRTESHWVRQIFDTLLIFDPEEKRILPGLAHHWEWDESSSRWRFYLRKGVRFHHGQEMTAQDVKFTFERMSGRTSSEWIFSLIKAIETPGRYCIDFYFAQPNAVFPAFLCTDRCSIVPENLGGPDKAACFPALPIGTGPFRMIKNNESLLVLEANDLYFEGRPHLDRIEMWVWPDYEGQPGSHRTGRDMQLLYSDASRESTSEPSLSQLENGSTYLTFNLSKAGIQQNILFRQAIDMGLDRERMIKELGGLRQCASEGFVLSGAQQDDTASFDLDEAKKRIQASEYGGQSLNLYTYEWLENEKTAAWISRRCKEMGVQLNVVKLPIEHLADPQVLAQADLVMAGEVLGEQADLTLLELYQSRFSFLRNHLSPELTAYVDDKLTVCMGEPSSDERMKLLMDIQEKLKSSSNVIFLYHSLQKAQHHPMLEGMALNAWGKIDYKHIWVKHVEEV, encoded by the coding sequence ATGGACGCAGAAGAGCATTACCTTATCTTGCGCACCCAGTTTGAGGGTGTTCCTGAGCAGGAAATGATTGAAGTCACGATGGAACAGGTCACTGAACTGCTGGATTGTTCGAGGCGCAATGCACAGCTAGTTCTGAACAAATTGACGGAATCCGGTTATTTGACATGGATACCCGGTCGTGGAAGAGGCAAGGTATCCCGAATGTCTTTTCATATTTCGATATCGGATCTGCTTGCAGCCAAAGCGAAGCAGCTTGTGGAGAATGAGCAGCTGAATGAAGCATGGCGTTTAATTGATTCTTCCGGTACACAGCGAATGAAGGATGACTTTACCGATTGGCTGGAACGACAGCTGGGCATCTTGCGCACCGATGAGGAGGAACGGGAGGTGCTGCGTTTTCCCTTTTACCGTCCAGTCCCTCATCTGGACCCCGCGTGGGTTCAGCGGCGTACTGAATCTCATTGGGTAAGGCAGATCTTCGATACACTCCTCATATTCGATCCAGAGGAAAAACGTATTCTTCCTGGACTAGCCCATCATTGGGAATGGGACGAATCATCATCGCGCTGGCGATTTTACTTACGTAAGGGAGTACGGTTCCACCACGGTCAGGAAATGACTGCACAGGATGTGAAATTTACATTTGAACGCATGTCAGGAAGGACATCCTCAGAATGGATATTTTCTTTAATTAAAGCTATAGAGACTCCCGGGAGATATTGCATTGACTTTTATTTTGCCCAGCCCAATGCAGTATTTCCAGCTTTTCTCTGTACGGATCGCTGTTCGATCGTACCTGAAAATTTGGGAGGCCCTGATAAAGCTGCATGTTTCCCAGCACTGCCGATTGGCACGGGTCCTTTCCGTATGATCAAAAATAATGAATCCCTGCTTGTATTGGAAGCGAATGATCTTTACTTTGAAGGGCGTCCTCATCTGGATCGGATTGAGATGTGGGTGTGGCCGGACTATGAAGGACAACCTGGATCACACAGGACAGGCAGGGATATGCAGCTGTTATATTCGGATGCGAGTAGAGAATCAACGAGTGAACCCTCTCTCAGCCAGTTGGAGAATGGTAGCACCTATCTGACCTTTAACCTGAGCAAAGCAGGGATTCAGCAAAATATTCTATTTCGTCAGGCCATAGATATGGGATTGGATCGGGAACGAATGATTAAGGAACTGGGTGGACTTAGGCAGTGTGCATCGGAAGGGTTTGTGCTCAGTGGAGCGCAGCAGGATGACACAGCGAGTTTTGATCTGGATGAAGCCAAAAAACGGATTCAGGCATCCGAATATGGAGGTCAGTCTCTGAACCTGTACACGTATGAATGGTTGGAGAATGAAAAAACGGCTGCGTGGATTAGCAGGCGATGCAAGGAGATGGGGGTTCAACTGAACGTAGTGAAGCTCCCGATCGAGCATCTGGCTGACCCTCAAGTGCTGGCACAGGCCGACCTGGTCATGGCAGGAGAAGTGCTTGGGGAGCAGGCAGACCTGACCCTGCTGGAGCTGTATCAATCCCGTTTCAGTTTCCTGCGTAATCACCTCAGCCCGGAATTGACCGCTTATGTGGATGACAAGTTAACAGTATGTATGGGAGAACCAAGCTCGGATGAGCGAATGAAGCTGCTTATGGACATTCAGGAAAAGCTCAAAAGTTCATCTAATGTCATCTTTCTGTATCACAGCCTTCAGAAAGCCCAGCATCACCCCATGCTTGAAGGCATGGCCTTAAATGCATGGGGGAAAATCGACTACAAGCATATCTGGGTGAAGCATGTCGAGGAAGTGTAA
- a CDS encoding helix-turn-helix domain-containing protein: MPNNIEWMAQWKSTKPLTDQWMTAGKLIHFPSHALLLILDGNANWNINGHRVPISYGELIAVQENSVIEVIEVGNLDLAGWHVQFDTYAMFPDRGEVEKYDWHVPSGETYQKVKLTGGTLANLSEHWSEKGSPDPNAIRVRNQHLVYELLQHVYRELSEEGPNVERSIIRSVEYMQQHYEQVISRKQLSEVAGISPWYYSRKFSERYGKPPLDYLAQYRIYRAQEELLLTTATSQDIAKKTGFEDAHYFSRRFKQLTGVSPRNYAHTLPQRKIICLSPLCAEVLIHLGIIPHAVVVTPLLLPEHQHELFETHQVKMLKVSQYELDVELIRQVEPEWIVGNCWTEEIKQRLRTIAPIITGLNNDVEALLHQLASLFHREDTAHKLHMQMKLEVNAAQQQLQHFVQSSSTVMVLRVEPFGYRYLGGHSSGVSHLLYEQLRLTLPKPLQSGEAWFNPCSLDLLVKANPDYLFVEKRVMQHFSAEENMNKLVESTQWNDLKAVKNNRVFLVDTRLWVDGRGIIGNQMILNQIVNSLVTNV, encoded by the coding sequence ATGCCCAACAACATAGAGTGGATGGCTCAATGGAAGTCAACTAAGCCACTGACAGACCAATGGATGACTGCGGGAAAGCTGATTCACTTTCCTAGTCATGCTTTACTACTCATCCTCGATGGGAATGCGAACTGGAATATTAATGGTCATAGGGTTCCGATATCTTATGGTGAGTTAATTGCTGTGCAAGAAAACTCTGTGATCGAAGTGATTGAGGTTGGTAATCTGGATTTGGCCGGATGGCATGTTCAGTTCGATACATATGCGATGTTTCCAGACCGAGGTGAAGTGGAGAAATATGATTGGCATGTACCGTCAGGAGAGACATATCAAAAAGTGAAATTAACCGGTGGCACACTGGCGAATCTCAGCGAACATTGGAGTGAGAAAGGTTCTCCTGATCCAAATGCCATCCGGGTTAGAAATCAGCATCTGGTGTATGAACTTTTGCAACATGTATACCGTGAGTTGTCGGAAGAGGGGCCAAACGTGGAACGAAGCATTATCCGCTCTGTGGAATACATGCAGCAACATTATGAACAGGTCATCTCCCGAAAGCAATTGTCTGAGGTCGCAGGCATCAGTCCTTGGTATTATTCCCGCAAATTCAGTGAGCGTTATGGAAAGCCGCCTCTGGATTATCTGGCTCAATACAGGATCTATCGTGCTCAAGAGGAGCTGTTATTAACAACGGCTACATCTCAGGACATTGCCAAAAAGACCGGATTTGAGGATGCCCATTATTTCAGTCGTCGTTTCAAACAGTTAACGGGTGTTTCCCCGAGAAATTATGCACACACGCTACCCCAGCGTAAAATCATATGTCTTTCACCGCTTTGTGCGGAGGTGTTGATTCACTTGGGTATTATTCCGCATGCCGTTGTGGTAACTCCCTTGCTATTGCCTGAACATCAACATGAACTATTTGAAACGCATCAGGTGAAGATGTTGAAAGTCTCCCAATATGAGCTGGATGTGGAACTGATTCGGCAGGTTGAGCCCGAATGGATTGTGGGAAATTGTTGGACAGAAGAGATCAAGCAAAGGCTGCGCACAATCGCACCCATCATAACTGGTTTGAATAACGATGTGGAGGCTCTGCTCCATCAACTGGCTAGTTTGTTTCACCGAGAAGATACAGCCCATAAACTTCATATGCAGATGAAATTGGAAGTAAACGCAGCACAGCAGCAACTGCAGCATTTTGTCCAATCTTCCTCTACCGTGATGGTGCTGAGGGTAGAACCGTTTGGTTATCGATATTTGGGTGGTCATTCTAGTGGGGTATCGCATTTGCTGTACGAACAGCTCCGTTTAACTTTGCCAAAGCCGCTGCAATCAGGGGAGGCGTGGTTTAATCCTTGCTCACTCGACTTGTTGGTCAAAGCCAATCCCGATTACCTGTTTGTGGAGAAACGAGTCATGCAGCACTTTAGTGCTGAAGAAAATATGAACAAGTTAGTGGAGAGCACTCAATGGAATGACTTGAAGGCTGTAAAAAACAACAGGGTATTTCTTGTGGATACACGCCTGTGGGTGGATGGCCGCGGAATTATTGGAAACCAAATGATTTTGAATCAAATTGTGAATAGCCTCGTCACCAATGTCTGA
- a CDS encoding MFS transporter has product MKDKIVMPLWTCCLFIVVMNTTMFNVSLPVIIHDLQITSDLGSWVISSYSIGYALSTVIYSRLSDRIPVRKLLTVGLLILGLSSLLGLFAHSFSILLLTRILQSAGAGVMAGLGLVIASRYIPVERRGAAIALISSGSAMAFGLGPIVGGLISEYWGWNGLFAITVLVLLALPVLLYFLPRETAKPENPFDMIGAALTVINATTLLVAITQQSWLWLAIGVISLVAHIVYIRRASLPFVNPHVFRTPGFTRLLIIGFCVLVVNLGNLFLMPLVLADLFGRSSLAIGLLIAPGAIVSAFCTRFVGRWIDRYGNMRFLMIGHILLAAVLALFMLGLNQSALIITGGYLFFSPALSASIASLNNEASRVLPKAQIGSGMGLLQLIQFFGGSVSVAVCGLLLHGIPGVPIEEAYHYVYGCLLLVCLISLVIVVWHNKAGRSNSTTTMTETG; this is encoded by the coding sequence GTGAAAGATAAAATTGTAATGCCTCTCTGGACTTGCTGCCTATTCATCGTTGTGATGAATACCACCATGTTTAACGTCTCTTTACCCGTGATTATTCATGATCTTCAGATTACATCGGACCTGGGGTCCTGGGTCATTTCAAGCTACTCCATTGGTTACGCCTTGTCGACGGTGATTTACAGTCGTTTGTCTGACCGTATTCCGGTACGCAAACTGCTGACGGTTGGATTGCTGATCTTGGGCTTATCTTCATTGCTTGGATTATTTGCGCACAGCTTTTCAATTCTATTGCTGACACGTATTTTGCAATCTGCGGGTGCAGGGGTGATGGCCGGACTTGGGCTTGTCATCGCAAGCCGTTATATTCCAGTGGAGCGACGCGGAGCTGCCATCGCACTGATCTCATCAGGCAGTGCCATGGCATTTGGGCTTGGTCCCATTGTGGGTGGACTCATTAGCGAGTATTGGGGCTGGAATGGACTTTTCGCTATCACAGTGCTTGTCCTGCTTGCGCTGCCCGTACTGCTCTATTTTCTACCTCGTGAAACGGCCAAACCTGAGAACCCTTTTGATATGATCGGTGCAGCATTAACCGTGATTAATGCAACCACTCTTCTGGTTGCCATCACTCAACAGTCTTGGTTATGGCTGGCTATAGGTGTCATTTCACTTGTTGCACACATCGTGTATATTCGCAGGGCGAGCCTTCCTTTTGTGAATCCACATGTATTCCGAACACCCGGGTTTACCCGGCTGCTGATCATCGGCTTCTGTGTTCTGGTCGTAAATCTGGGCAATCTGTTCCTGATGCCGCTAGTGCTCGCTGATCTGTTTGGACGTTCGTCACTGGCTATTGGTCTGCTGATTGCTCCGGGTGCCATCGTTTCGGCATTCTGCACCCGTTTCGTAGGTCGCTGGATCGACCGTTATGGCAATATGCGTTTTCTGATGATCGGACACATTTTGCTTGCCGCAGTACTTGCTCTGTTTATGCTGGGACTGAATCAGTCTGCCTTGATCATCACCGGCGGATATCTCTTTTTCTCCCCGGCACTCTCCGCATCGATAGCTTCGCTGAATAACGAAGCGTCTCGGGTGCTGCCCAAAGCACAGATCGGTTCCGGTATGGGTTTGCTGCAGTTGATTCAGTTTTTTGGCGGCTCGGTATCCGTGGCTGTTTGCGGTCTGTTGCTTCACGGCATTCCAGGCGTTCCGATTGAGGAAGCCTATCATTATGTATATGGATGTCTGCTTTTAGTCTGTCTGATCTCGCTTGTCATCGTGGTTTGGCATAACAAAGCTGGACGATCGAACTCTACGACTACAATGACTGAGACTGGATAG
- a CDS encoding SMI1/KNR4 family protein codes for MNKLNIDNIQKYYGIVFPHEYVEFQQESGGQAFDMIENGEIIDWEIRFSALDDQFIANNINLVDDVNPDPRRIIPFAWSVSSGNNYLLDYRTNSESPGVLVMDHEEAMVREDAESESETSEEAQQLLEENVREIAANFNIFITCLKARSSDSVE; via the coding sequence ATGAATAAATTGAATATCGATAACATTCAGAAGTATTACGGCATTGTGTTTCCCCACGAATATGTGGAGTTTCAGCAGGAGTCTGGCGGTCAGGCATTTGATATGATTGAAAATGGAGAGATCATTGATTGGGAGATTCGTTTCTCTGCTCTCGATGATCAGTTCATTGCGAATAACATCAATCTGGTTGACGATGTGAATCCCGATCCACGCCGGATCATTCCATTTGCTTGGAGTGTCAGCAGCGGCAACAACTATTTATTGGATTATCGAACGAATTCAGAATCTCCTGGCGTACTGGTTATGGATCATGAAGAAGCAATGGTGCGCGAAGATGCTGAGAGTGAATCAGAGACATCGGAGGAAGCCCAGCAACTGCTGGAGGAAAATGTACGAGAGATCGCTGCCAATTTCAATATATTCATAACTTGTTTAAAAGCCAGATCGAGTGATTCAGTAGAGTGA
- a CDS encoding cation-translocating P-type ATPase yields MQYYRHSAEETLQDVQSSTDGLTTSEAAKRLETEGYNELKGKAATPVWKLFIENFKDPMVIVLLIAAAVQIVLGHLIESLIIFLVILLNAVISVVQTKKAESSLDALRQMSAPEAKVIRDGQKKTIPARELVPGDIVLLDAGDYVPADGRILESGSLRINEGMLTGESEAAEKHADAIPEEAPIGDRRNMAFSGSLVVYGRGTLVITGTALKTEIGKIAELIENAEAKETPLQRKLESFSKKLGFFILGLSILIFAIEAGRVWLTEGTENIGPSIVNALMFAVAVAVAAIPEALSSIVTIVLSLGTNKMAKQHAIIRRLPAVEALGSASIICTDKTGTLTQNKMTVVDYYIPHGTKDQFPDDPKQWSAEERRLLHIAVLCNDSNINQEGKELGDPTEVALIAFSNRVNKDYNEIRDQFPREAELPFDSDRKLMSTVHTFEGQTALLTKGGPDVLFSRCSHVFINGEVQPLTPEIRTQFEEKNEAFSKRAFRVLAYAYKKFDDQGQLTIEDEHDLTLVGLTAMIDPPREAVYGSIEESKKAGIRTIMITGDHKTTAQAIGIDIGLAGPDDLALTGAELDKLSDEELDQQLEHISVYARVSPENKIRIVRAWQRKGKIAAMTGDGVNDAPALKQADIGVAMGSGTDVAKDAAAMILTDDNFVSIVNAVSVGRMVFDNIKKAIAYLFAGNLGAIIAILFALVVGWVNPFTALQLLFINLVNDSLPAIALGTEKAEPDVMRRKPRDINEGIFAGGTLQAVITRGVLIGVAVIVSQYIGLGISEEMSVAMAFTTLILARSLQTFAARSNTQTIFQVGFTTNKYVLGSILVCLCLYGITLIPGVRSIFAIPAAFGWNEFLIAGGLALAAVILMDVIKWIRNRGTSTTAS; encoded by the coding sequence TTGCAATATTACAGACACAGTGCAGAGGAGACGCTTCAGGACGTTCAGAGTTCCACGGATGGGCTCACAACCTCTGAGGCTGCGAAGAGACTGGAGACGGAAGGCTATAATGAGTTAAAAGGAAAAGCTGCAACCCCCGTCTGGAAGCTGTTTATTGAAAATTTTAAAGATCCCATGGTTATCGTGCTGCTCATCGCAGCCGCTGTTCAGATCGTCCTTGGACACCTGATTGAATCGCTAATCATTTTTCTCGTCATTCTGTTAAATGCGGTAATCAGCGTTGTGCAGACCAAAAAGGCCGAAAGTTCTCTGGACGCACTCCGGCAAATGTCCGCTCCCGAAGCCAAAGTCATTCGTGACGGGCAGAAAAAAACGATTCCCGCGCGGGAACTTGTTCCCGGCGATATTGTCTTGCTGGATGCAGGGGATTATGTCCCGGCAGACGGCCGCATTTTGGAATCAGGCAGCTTGCGAATCAACGAAGGCATGCTGACCGGAGAATCCGAAGCAGCGGAGAAACACGCAGATGCCATCCCGGAAGAAGCTCCGATCGGTGATCGTCGCAATATGGCATTCAGTGGATCACTGGTGGTGTATGGTCGGGGTACGCTCGTCATTACGGGTACAGCGCTGAAAACGGAAATCGGAAAGATTGCCGAATTGATTGAAAATGCAGAGGCGAAGGAAACCCCGTTACAGCGCAAATTGGAATCGTTTAGTAAGAAGCTGGGCTTCTTTATCCTGGGCTTGTCGATTCTTATTTTCGCCATCGAAGCAGGACGTGTCTGGTTAACTGAAGGAACGGAAAATATCGGGCCATCCATTGTGAATGCCCTCATGTTCGCAGTTGCCGTAGCTGTCGCCGCCATTCCTGAAGCCCTTTCCTCCATTGTGACGATTGTATTGTCTCTGGGAACGAATAAAATGGCCAAGCAGCATGCCATCATCAGACGTCTTCCTGCCGTAGAAGCCTTGGGTTCTGCCAGCATTATCTGTACCGACAAAACAGGAACGCTTACTCAAAACAAAATGACCGTGGTGGACTATTACATTCCACATGGCACCAAAGACCAATTCCCCGATGATCCCAAACAGTGGTCTGCAGAGGAACGGCGCTTATTACATATTGCAGTACTCTGCAATGATTCGAATATTAACCAGGAAGGCAAGGAACTTGGTGATCCTACCGAAGTGGCGCTCATTGCCTTCAGTAACCGGGTGAACAAGGATTACAATGAAATTCGTGACCAGTTTCCGCGTGAAGCCGAGCTTCCTTTTGACTCGGACCGGAAACTGATGAGTACAGTGCACACATTTGAAGGACAGACGGCTCTGCTGACCAAAGGCGGCCCGGATGTGCTGTTCAGCCGGTGTAGCCATGTTTTTATAAACGGAGAAGTTCAGCCATTGACACCCGAGATTCGCACCCAGTTTGAAGAAAAAAACGAAGCATTCTCCAAACGGGCCTTTCGTGTGCTGGCTTACGCCTACAAAAAGTTTGATGACCAAGGTCAGCTCACCATCGAGGACGAACATGATCTAACGCTTGTTGGTCTAACGGCTATGATCGATCCACCGCGTGAAGCGGTATATGGTTCCATCGAAGAGTCCAAGAAGGCGGGCATTCGCACCATCATGATCACTGGAGACCACAAAACAACAGCCCAAGCCATTGGTATTGATATCGGACTTGCAGGCCCGGACGATCTGGCTCTTACCGGAGCAGAGCTGGACAAACTGTCCGATGAAGAACTCGATCAGCAACTCGAACATATCTCGGTGTATGCACGCGTATCTCCTGAAAATAAAATCCGCATCGTGCGTGCGTGGCAGCGCAAAGGCAAGATTGCAGCGATGACCGGAGACGGTGTCAACGACGCACCTGCACTGAAACAGGCAGACATCGGCGTAGCGATGGGCAGCGGGACGGATGTCGCGAAAGATGCGGCAGCCATGATTTTGACGGATGATAACTTTGTTTCCATCGTAAATGCAGTCAGTGTCGGACGTATGGTATTTGATAATATCAAAAAAGCCATTGCGTACTTGTTTGCAGGAAACCTCGGGGCGATTATCGCCATTTTGTTTGCACTTGTGGTCGGCTGGGTGAACCCATTTACAGCTCTCCAGCTGCTTTTCATCAATTTGGTGAATGACTCCCTGCCTGCCATTGCACTGGGCACCGAAAAAGCTGAACCGGATGTCATGCGGCGCAAACCGCGGGATATCAACGAAGGCATCTTTGCCGGCGGAACGTTGCAGGCTGTCATTACACGTGGTGTTCTGATCGGGGTGGCTGTTATCGTATCCCAATATATTGGACTTGGGATCTCGGAGGAAATGAGTGTGGCAATGGCCTTCACAACCCTGATTCTGGCACGGAGTCTGCAAACTTTTGCAGCTCGCTCCAACACACAGACGATTTTCCAGGTTGGCTTCACTACCAACAAATATGTCCTCGGCTCCATCCTGGTTTGTCTCTGCCTGTATGGAATCACGCTGATTCCAGGGGTTCGCAGCATCTTCGCCATCCCGGCAGCCTTTGGCTGGAATGAGTTCCTCATCGCAGGGGGACTCGCTCTCGCCGCGGTCATTCTGATGGATGTCATCAAGTGGATTCGCAATCGTGGCACATCAACTACTGCTTCCTAA
- a CDS encoding Crp/Fnr family transcriptional regulator — MTLWQDIPLFRDLYPEELEEICPLFRTISYPKGKRIFDEGEPSHYAYIVLSGVIKVYRTTQGREHTVDLLGQGDVFGDMELIDPIKERLLSVVSHRDSVVCTIDGKVFKQLIAQYPGVKDRLLQLQIDRLILANEKLHEMKINDAKTRLMLTLQKLYSKFGAQEEGKSIINLRLTHQDLADMVGTLRETVSILLKDLQQQDVVQMQNQKIVIMNPEALMSFAKSE; from the coding sequence ATGACATTATGGCAAGATATTCCGTTATTCAGAGACTTGTATCCGGAAGAACTTGAAGAAATCTGTCCTTTATTCCGAACGATATCTTACCCCAAAGGCAAACGGATTTTTGATGAAGGTGAACCGAGTCATTATGCCTATATTGTGTTATCGGGAGTCATCAAAGTGTACAGAACGACACAGGGGAGAGAGCATACAGTTGATTTGCTGGGTCAGGGCGATGTCTTTGGAGATATGGAGCTTATCGATCCCATCAAGGAGAGGCTGTTATCTGTGGTTTCCCATCGTGACAGTGTGGTCTGTACCATTGACGGTAAGGTATTCAAACAGTTGATTGCCCAATATCCAGGTGTTAAAGACCGTTTGCTACAGCTTCAGATTGATCGTCTGATCCTGGCTAATGAGAAGCTGCATGAGATGAAAATCAATGATGCCAAAACACGATTAATGCTGACGCTGCAAAAACTGTATTCCAAATTCGGTGCACAGGAAGAGGGAAAGTCCATCATTAATTTGAGACTGACTCATCAGGATCTGGCAGATATGGTTGGAACTCTGAGGGAAACGGTAAGCATATTGTTAAAGGATTTGCAGCAGCAGGATGTGGTGCAAATGCAAAATCAAAAAATAGTTATTATGAACCCTGAAGCGTTGATGAGCTTCGCCAAGTCTGAATAA